One region of Chelonoidis abingdonii isolate Lonesome George chromosome 14, CheloAbing_2.0, whole genome shotgun sequence genomic DNA includes:
- the LOC116836121 gene encoding olfactory receptor 11L1 has translation MTNNTAGMEFWLLGFRSLPGWQTLLFFVFLVIYILTITGNIVIILVVRLEPRLHSPMYTFLQNLSFLEICYTSTIMPKMLANLLAERKTISFAGCMAQLYCFVFLGATECFLLTMMAYDRYLAICYPLHYPVAMSDASCARLATISWVTGIFTGLLPCFLISRLPFCGSNQIKHFFCDIPPLLKLSCSDTSTTEFIIFILSLLVLVSCLLLTVVSYLFIILTILKIPSSSGKRKTFSTCGSHLAVVAIYYGTMISMYVRPTSSLPSELNKIVSVFYTIITPLLNPVIYSLRNKDFRDALKKVISRQYSLHRV, from the coding sequence ATGACCAACAACACTGCAGGGATGGAGTTCTGGCTGCTGGGGTTCCGTAGTCTTCCTGGCTGGCAGACTCTGCTCTTCTTTGTGTTCTTGGTCATCTACATCCTAACCATCACAGGGAACATTGTCATCATCTTGGTGGTAAGGCTGGAACCCCGGCTCCACTCGCCCATGTACACCTTCCTCCAGAACCTCTCCTTTCTGGAGATCTGCTACACCAGCACTATCATGCCCAAGATGCTGGCCAACCTACTGGCAGAAAGGAAGACCATCTCGTTTGCTGGATGCATGGCACAGCTCTATTGCTTTGTCTTCCTGGGGGCCACTGAATGCTTCCTCCTGACAATGATGGCTTATGACAGGTACCTCGCCATATGTTATCCATTACACTACCCGGTGGCCATGAGTGATGCATCTTGTGCCCGCCTGGCCACGATCTCCTGGGTGACTGGCATCTTCACCGGGCTCTTACCCTGCTTCCTAATCTCCAGGCTCCCTTTCTGTGGCTCCAACCAGATCAAACACTTCTTCTGTGATATCCCTCCGTTGCTCAAGCTCTCCTGCTCAGACACATCCACTACCGAGTTCATCATATTCATTCTTTCCCTCCTTGTCCTCGTCAGCTGTCTGCTGCTGACCGTAGTATCTTACCTCTTCATCATTCTCACCATCCTGAAgatcccctcctcctctgggaaGAGGAAGACCTTCTCCACCTGTGGCTCACACCTGGCCGTGGTGGCCATCTACTATGGCACCATGATCTCCATGTATGTCCGCCCTACCTCCAGCCTGCCCTCGGAGCTCAATAAGATTGTCTCTGTGTTCTACACCATCATCACCCCCCTCCTGAACCCcgtcatctacagcctgaggaacaaggactTCAGGGATGCTTTAAAGAAAGTAATCAGCAGGCAGTACAGTCTGCACAGAGTGTAA